A genomic region of Anopheles coustani chromosome 3, idAnoCousDA_361_x.2, whole genome shotgun sequence contains the following coding sequences:
- the LOC131272042 gene encoding catenin alpha isoform X5 — protein sequence METLSNFGQVALKWDPKNLEIRTMSVEKTLEPLVLQVTTLVSTKGPSKKKKGKSKRASALVAAVEKATDIFIERGEQIAYENPDITQEMLSAVEEVRKTGSAMSIAAREFSEDPCSSLKRGNMVRAARNLLSAVTRLLILADMVDVHLLLKSLHVVEDDLDKLRNASSQDELMNNMRQFGRNANELIKQAAKRQQELKDPQLRDDLAAARAVLKKHSTMLLTASKVYVRHPELDLAKVNRDHILKQVCEAVNTISDVAQGKSSQPQDVYVGAGELAAALDDFDEGIIMDPRAYNEVRSRPSLEERLESIISAAALMADADCTRDERRERIVGECNAVRQALQDLLSEYMSNMGTKDRTPELERAIGHMYRKTKDLRRQLRKAVVDHVSDSFLETNMPLLDLIEAARSGNEKVVRERADIFTKHAEKLVEVANLVCSMSNNEDGVKMVRYAADQIETLCPQVINAALILAARPNSKVAQENMEAYRQAWENQVRILTEAVDDITTIDDFLAVSENHILEDVNKCVLALQEGDALDLRNTAGAIQGRSARVCNVVEAEMDNYEPCIYTKRVLEAVKVLREQVMSKFAQRVDVAVDALSSNSPKDVDENDFIDASRLVYDGVREIRRAVLMNRSSDELDTDTEFEPVEDMTIETRSRSSAHTGDQTIDEYPEISGITTAREAMRKMNEEDKQKIMQQVELFRREKLTFDSEVAKWDDTGNDIIYLAKHMCMIMMEMTDFTRGRGPLKTTMDVINAAKKISEAGTKLDKLTREIADQCPESSTKKDLLAYLQRIALYCHQIQITSKVKADVQNISGELIVSGVMLDSATSLIQAAKNLMNAVVYTVKYSYVASTKYTRQGTVSNYSPIVVWKMKAPEKKPLVRPEKPEEVRAKVRRASQKKTQNPVHALSEFQSPTDAV from the exons ATGGAAACGCTATCGAACTTCGGGCAGGTAGCCCTGAAGTGGGATCCGAAAAATCTCGAGATTCGTACGATGTCGGTGGAGAAAACGCTGGAGCCGTTGGTGCTTCAGGTGACCACCCTCGTCAGCACGAAGGGACCgagcaaaaagaagaaag GCAAATCGAAACGCGCAAGTGCACTGGTCGCGGCGGTCGAGAAAGCGACCGACATCTTCATCGAACGAGGCGAACAGATCGCGTACGAGAATCCCGACATCACGCAGGAGATGCTTTCGGCCGTGGAGGAGGTCCGGAAGACCGGGTCGGCGATGAGCATTGCGGCCCGCGAATTTTCCGAGGATCCGTGCAGTTCGCTCAAGCGGGGCAACATGGTGCGTGCCGCCCGGAATCTTCTGTCGGCCGTCACCCGGCTGCTCATTCTGGCCGACATGGTCGACGTGCATTTGCTGCTCAAATCGCTGCACGTCGTCGAGGACGATTTGGACAAGCTGCGGAATGCGTCCTCGCAGGATGAGCTGATGAATAATATGCGTCAGTTTGGACGAAACGCGAACGAGCTGATCAAGCAGGCTGCGAAGCGTCAGCAAGAGTTAAAGGATCCGCAGCTGCGTGACGATCTGGCCGCAGCTCGGGCCGTGCTGAAGAAGCACTCGACCATGCTGCTGACGGCGTCGAAGGTGTACGTGCGCCATCCGGAGCTCGATCTGGCCAAGGTGAACCGTGATCACATTCTGAAGCAGGTGTGTGAGGCAGTCAACACGATCAGCGATGTGGCGCAGGGCAAATCTTCCCAACCACAGGATGTGTATGTTGGTGCTGGGGAGCTTGCCGCAGCTCTGGACGATTTTGACGAGGGCATCATCATGGACCCGAGGGCTTACAATGAGGTCCGCTCGCGCCCATCCCTGGAGGAGCGATTGGAGAGTATCATCAGCGCGGCGGCCCTCATGGCAGATGCAGATTGCACGCGTGACGAGCGCCGTGAACGAATTGTCGGGGAGTGTAATGCGGTGCGACAGGCGCTGCAAGATCTACTTTCCGAGTACATGTCGAAC ATGGGAACGAAGGATCGCACCCCGGAGTTGGAGCGCGCGATCGGCCACATGTATCGCAAAACAAAAGATCTTCGCCGACAGCTGCGCAAAGCCGTTGTCGACCACGTGTCGGATTCATTCCTGGAGACAAACATGCCACTGCTGGATCTGATCGAAGCGGCCCGCAGTGGCAACGAAAAGGTGGTCCGCGAGCGTGCCGACATCTTTACGAAGCACGCAGAAAAGTTGGTCGAAGTGGCAAACCTTGTGTGCAGCATGTCGAACAATGAGGACGGCGTAAAGATGGTACGCTACGCAGCCGATCAGATCGAGACGCTCTGCCCGCAGGTGATCAACGCGGCCCTCATCCTCGCTGCACGGCCCAACTCCAAGGTGGCCCAGGAGAACATGGAAGCGTATCGGCAGGCGTGGGAGAACCAGGTGCGCATCCTGACCGAAGCCGTCGACGACATTACGACGATCGATGACTTCCTGGCCGTGTCGGAGAACCACATCCTGGAGGACGTGAACAAGTGTGTGCTGGCGCTCCAGGAAGGTGATGCGCTCGACTTGCGCAACACTGCCGGCGCGATACAGGGCCGATCGGCACGTGTTTGCAACGTGGTCGAGGCGGAGATGGACAATTACGAACCGTGCATTTACACCAAGCGTGTACTGGAAGCGGTCAAGGTGCTCCGGGAGCAGGTGATGTCCAAGTTTGCCCAGCGCGTCGATGTGGCGGTGGATGCTCTCTCCTCGAACTCACCGAAGGACGTTGACGAGAACGATTTTATCGACGCTTCGCGGCTCGTGTACGATGGTGTGCGGGAGATTCGTCGTGCCGTGCTGATGAATAGG AGTTCGGACGAGCTGGATACAGATACGGAATTCGAGCCGGTCGAGGACATGACCATCGAGACGCGCAGTAGAT CAAGCGCACACACCGGAGATCAAACCATTGATGAGTATCCTGAAATTAGTGGCATTACAACCGCTAGA GAAGCGATGCGAAAGATGAACGAAGAGGACAAACAGAAGATCATGCAACAGGTGGAACTGTTCCGTCGGGAGAAACTTACATTCGACTCGGAGGTGGCCAAGTGGGACGATACCGGCAACGATATCATCTATCTCGCTAAGCACATGTGCATGATCATGATGGAGATGACGGACTTTACTCG TGGACGAGGCCCCCTGAAGACGACGATGGACGTCATTAACGCGGCGAAGAAAATCTCCGAAGCCGGCACGAAGCTGGACAAGCTGACACGCGAGATCGCCGACCAGTGCCCGGAGAGCTCGACCAAGAAGGACCTGCTGGCGTACCTCCAGCGGATTGCCCTGTACTGCCATCAGATTCAAATCACCTCCAAGGTCAAGGCGGACGTGCAGAACATAAGTGGTGAACTGATCGTGTCAGGGGTAATG CTGGACAGTGCGACATCGCTGATTCAAGCGGCCAAGAATCTGATGAACGCCGTCGTCTACACGGTCAAGTACTCGTACGTCGCGTCGACAAAGTACACGCGACAGGGCACGGTTTCG AACTAC TCACCGATCGTCGTGTGGAAGATGAAAGCACCAGAAAAGAAGCCACTGGTGCGACCGGAAAAACCGGAAGAGGTACGCGCCAAGGTTCGCCGAGCGTCCCAGAAGAAGACACAGAATCCCGTGCATGCACTGTCGGAGTTTCAGAGCCCCACGGATGCCGTCTAA